One Pseudoalteromonas rubra genomic window, CGAAACAGACTGGTACAGCCTTGCAGAAAAGATTGCGCACGGTGGTGCAGATGCCGAACAGGCACGCAAAGAGCTGACAGAAGCGTTACTTGCGATCGCACCTATCTTCAGTGAAGCACCTTACTTCATGAGTGAAGAGTTCAGCTTGGTTGATTGTTATCTGGCTCCTCTATTATGGCGCTTGCCACAGCTTGGCATTGACCTGTCAGGTGCTGGTGCAAAAGAGCTGAAAGAGTACATGCTGCGTTTATTCGAGCGCGATTCATTCCAGGCTTCATTAACTGAAGCTGAGCGTGAGATCCGCAGCTAATGACTTCAAATCGCCCCTATCTATTGCGTGCTTTTTACGACTGGATTGTCGATAACCAGTGTACACCCCATATTGTGGTTGATGCTGAGTTTCCGGCGGTTGAGGTACCACGTCAGTTTGTTCAGCAGGGGCAGATAGTGCTGAATGTTAGCCCTTCAGCAGCTGCTAACTTTTTAATGGACAATGATGCATTGAGCTTCAACGCGCGTTTCTCTGGCCAGCCCATGCAGGTTTATGTGCCAATTGGTGCTGTACTGGCTATCTATGCGCGTGAAAATGGTGAAGGTACGATCTTCTCTGAGCCGGAACATCCGCAGGATGATATGCTCTCAGAAGACGATACTCAGACTCAAGCAGAAGAACGTGAGGGATCAGTTGAAGTCACTTCAGCCGATAAAGAAACGCCTGAAAAGGCGAAGAAAACCTCGCATCTGAGAGTGATAAAGTAGCACGTCAAATCATAAAAAACCTGCCATAGGGCAGGTTTTTTTATATCTCTTTATTATACCAATTTGCTTAATTAAGTGTTCTATTTTGAGGCGAGAAAATATCGTCAATAACACCGCTCCCGCGTCCTGCTACTGCTGAGACACCTACATCCATGTAGGCGAGGCAAAAATTTTCCTATTTAGTTGTTCTAAATGAAAAATCTTTAACACAGTTAGTGTCATATTTGCTCCTTCAAAGTACACAGGTATTAAGTGAAATTGGTATTAACTATTACAAGATTTCGAAGGCTTTAACGACTTTCAGCACCCCGTGCACATTGCGTGCAATATCAACGGCTCGCTCGGCTTCTGTGTGATTGACCAGGCCCATCAGAAAGACTTCGCTGTTTTCGGTGACTACCTTAATATTGCTGCCATCTATGTGGTCGTCGGCAATCAATTTGGTTTTTACTTTGGTGGTTAACCAGCTGTCATTTGTCTGGGTGGTGATACCAATGTTGCTGCCGATCCGCAGCTGATTGTATATTTGCTTAATGCCCTGAACGCCTTTCAGAGTGCTGTGAGCTTGTTGTTTCATTTCTATGGTGCTTACCTGACCCACCATCAGCACGTGGCCGTTGACACTCACCAGGCTAATATTAGCGTGGTTAGCCAGTGCCGGAATGCGCTTAAGTGCCAGCGTTCCTTTGATCTCGATATTGTTATCATCAATTTGTGAGCCCAGTGTTCGTCTGTCATTGGCTGACGTGACAGCGCCAGCGGTACCGGCCACAACTGCGGCTGCGCAGCCCTGGATCAATAACACAGAGCAAAGTATCAGTGCAGGTCGTTTTAACATCTTTTATGCGTCCTGTGGAAAGAGAATATTGTCGATTAACTGGCTCAGGCAGTGTACGGTAAACAAGTGGGTCTCGAGAATGCGGCTGGCACGTTTACTGGGCACCCGTATTTCTACGTCATTGGGTCCCAGCAGTCCCGTTAGCTCGCCACCATCATCGCCGATCAGCGCAATGAC contains:
- a CDS encoding ClpXP protease specificity-enhancing factor, yielding MTSNRPYLLRAFYDWIVDNQCTPHIVVDAEFPAVEVPRQFVQQGQIVLNVSPSAAANFLMDNDALSFNARFSGQPMQVYVPIGAVLAIYARENGEGTIFSEPEHPQDDMLSEDDTQTQAEEREGSVEVTSADKETPEKAKKTSHLRVIK
- the dolP gene encoding division/outer membrane stress-associated lipid-binding lipoprotein, producing MLKRPALILCSVLLIQGCAAAVVAGTAGAVTSANDRRTLGSQIDDNNIEIKGTLALKRIPALANHANISLVSVNGHVLMVGQVSTIEMKQQAHSTLKGVQGIKQIYNQLRIGSNIGITTQTNDSWLTTKVKTKLIADDHIDGSNIKVVTENSEVFLMGLVNHTEAERAVDIARNVHGVLKVVKAFEIL